In the Bordetella genomosp. 10 genome, one interval contains:
- a CDS encoding amino acid ABC transporter permease — MNRWQTIWDARADFAAGFGNTVLLAAVACAIAFLLGCALLFLLEGRDNAWRRMLRAAINGLRMLPFLIFVYVLYYGLPSLGLRLRAWDAGLIGLALYHGAYFAEILRGARLVMPPGSLEAAYAHGYRRGKAFLRIVLPQLALRTRGVLGNQLILCLKDTSFLSIITVPELTAAANSVQARYFIPVEAFIVAVALYWLLGIGIEAMLRGIRRVGLRRGFEHE, encoded by the coding sequence ATGAATCGCTGGCAAACCATCTGGGACGCGCGCGCCGATTTCGCGGCGGGCTTCGGCAATACCGTGCTGCTCGCGGCCGTCGCGTGCGCGATCGCCTTCCTGCTGGGCTGCGCGCTGCTGTTCCTGCTGGAAGGCCGCGACAACGCCTGGCGGCGCATGCTGCGCGCGGCGATCAACGGGCTGCGCATGCTGCCCTTCCTGATCTTCGTCTACGTGCTGTACTACGGCCTGCCGTCGCTGGGCCTGCGCTTGCGCGCCTGGGATGCGGGACTGATCGGCCTGGCGCTCTATCACGGCGCCTATTTCGCGGAGATCCTGCGCGGCGCACGCCTGGTGATGCCGCCGGGATCGCTGGAGGCCGCCTACGCGCACGGCTACCGGCGCGGCAAGGCCTTCCTGCGCATCGTGCTGCCGCAACTGGCGTTGCGCACGCGGGGCGTCCTGGGCAACCAGCTCATCCTGTGCCTGAAGGACACCTCTTTCCTGAGCATCATTACCGTGCCGGAGCTGACCGCCGCGGCCAATTCCGTGCAGGCGCGGTACTTCATTCCCGTCGAGGCCTTCATCGTCGCCGTCGCCCTGTATTGGCTGCTGGGCATCGGCATCGAGGCCATGCTGCGGGGAATACGGCGCGTGGGCCTGCGGCGAGGATTCGAACATGAGTGA